From the genome of Lotus japonicus ecotype B-129 chromosome 6, LjGifu_v1.2, one region includes:
- the LOC130725265 gene encoding uncharacterized protein LOC130725265 → MAWFTTLPRGSIINFRDFSSKFLVQFSASKTKQITIDDLYNVRRLEGETLKQYVKRFSAASVKIEESEPHACAHAFKNGLQPGKLNSKLSRKPARSMAEIRARKNTYILDEEDDAFKRKRAKMDKDGDQRDASSEGKESKEKGEGNKRRDKKVKSREKAVKESFERRRPWHQADSRRREELGKSLSAHLTELLREVKATHAVEEGEKETDPPRVAMDKTKWCEYHRSAGHGTRDCFTLKNEIERLIRAGRSQLNDRGDRWYGERQQGNRYKGGRQQDDRRRDDRRRTPTTDKKETLATRKKGAEETFNKDLEPPVGTINTIVGGFGGGGDTVSARRRQVRAVTSVQEYETLFGFHHPNIVISSADFEGIKTHKDDHVVVIVRINSFNVRRVLLDQGSSADIIYGDAFDQLGLTDKDLMPYTGTLVGFSGEQVWVRGYLDIDTVFGVDENAKLLRVRYLVLQVVASFNVIIGRNTLNRLCAVISTAHLAVKYPLICGKVGKIVVDQRRVRECYNNCLSLYGKKGAGEGNRCHEIKVLEGDQDRQGVQDQGRNGPGRLEQMIDRKIERLRNNQGQRRPDGRTGRDG, encoded by the coding sequence ATGGCTTGGTTTACGACTCTACCTCGGGGATCTATCATAAATTTTCGCGACTTCTCATCGAAGTTCCTCGTCCAGTTCTCCGCGAGCAAAACCAAGCAGATAACGATCGATGACCTATACAATGTCCGCCGATTAGAGGGTGAAACTTTGAAACAGTATGTGAAGCGATTCAGTGCGGCGTCTGTTAAAATTGAGGAGTCAGAACCACATGCTTGCGCGCACGCTTTCAAGAACGGGTTGCAGCCAGGAAAGCTGAACAGTAAGTTGAGCCGTAAGCCGGCTCGGTCGATGGCAGAGATCCGGGCGCGGAAAAACACTTACATCTTGGACGAGGAAgatgatgctttcaaaagaaagcgtgCAAAAATGGATAAGGATGGCGATCAGAGGGACGCATCGTCGGAAGGCAAAGAAAGTAAAGAAAAAGGGGAAGGCAATAAGCGGCGAGATAAGAAGGTAAAGTCAAGAGAGAAGGCTGTGAAGGAAAGCTTCGAGCGCCGTCGTCCGTGGCATCAGGCCGACTCTCGCCGGCGAGAAGAGCTGGGGAAAAGTTTAAGTGCGCATTTGACGGAGCTACTTCGGGAGGTCAAGGCGACACATGCGGTTGAGGAAGGCGAGAAGGAGACCGACCCGCCTCGAGTGGCGATGGATAAAAcaaagtggtgcgagtaccatcGCTCGGCGGGCCATGGCACTAGGGATTGTTTCACCTTAAAAAACGAGATTGAAAGGCTCATCCGGGCGGGACGCTCGCAGTTAAATGACCGAGGTGACCGCTGGTACGGTGAACGACAGCAGGGGAATCGGTATAAAGGGGGCCGCCAGCAGGATGATCGCAGGCGGGACGATCGCCGTCGTACGCCGACCACTGACAAGAAGGAAACGCTGGCAACGAGGAAGAAGGGGGCagaagaaaccttcaacaaagatCTCGAACCGCCAGTTGGGACGATAAATACGATTGTAGGTGGCTTTGGTGGAGGCGGCGACACAGTCTCGGCGAGACGAAGGCAGGTTAGGGCGGTGACATCAGTACAAGAGTATGAAACCCTGTTCGGTTTTCATCACCCAAATATCGTGATATCGTCAGCAGATTTCGAGGGGATCAAGACGCATAAGGATGATCATGTGGTAGTAATAGTAAGGATCAATAGCTTTAATGTGCGAAGAGTTCTTTTGGACCAGGGAAGTTCTGCAGACATTATCTACGGCGATGCGTTCGATCAGTTGGGATTAACAGACAAGGACTTGATGCCATACACTGGGACTCTGGTAGGCTTTTCAGGAGAGCAGGTCTGGGTGCGTGGCTACCTGGATATAGACACGGTTTTTGGTGTTGATGAGAACGCCAAGCTTCTGCGTGTAAGGTATTTGGTATTACAGGTCGTGGCATCATTCAATGTCATCATCGGACGGAACACGCTCAATCGTCTCTGCGCGGTGATTTCAACggctcacctggcggtgaagTATCCACTAATCTGCGGAAAGGTGGGAAAAATCGTGGTCGATCAGAGGAGGGTGAGGGAATGCTATAACAACTGCCTTAGTTTGTATGGAAAGAAGGGAGCCGGCGAGGGAAACAGGTGCCACGAGATTAAGGTCTTAGAGGGCGATCAAGATAGGCAGGGCGTGCAGGATCAGGGGCGAAACGGACCAGGAAGATTGGAGCAAATGATTGATCGAAAGATAGAAAGATTAAGGAACAACCAAGGTCAGAGAAGGCCAGATGGCAGGACAGGAAGAGACGGATAA